Proteins from a single region of Gossypium arboreum isolate Shixiya-1 chromosome 1, ASM2569848v2, whole genome shotgun sequence:
- the LOC108481005 gene encoding uncharacterized protein LOC108481005 codes for MGRKADALYINPKKFGSLTKPCMKEMISFLNCMALNKVNDEKCVRQKDLLSACMDAQSTKNRKPWGSINYHLQRLNRGRK; via the exons ATGGGCCGCAAAGCTGATGCGCTTTATATAAATCCAAAGAAATTTGGCTCTCTTACAAAACCTTGCATGAAGGAAATGATATCATTCCTAAATTGCATGGCTCTTAACAAGGTTAATGATGAAAAATGCGTCCGGCAGAAGGATCTTTTGAGTGCTTGCATGGATGCTCAG TCTACCAAGAATAGGAAGCCATGGGGCAGCATTAATTACCACTTGCAGAGGCTTAACAGGGGAAGGAAGTAA